Part of the Clostridium botulinum genome is shown below.
TTGAATGCTGCAGGCAGAAAAAAACTTGTAAGCATAGGATTAAAAAAAGTCTTTGCAATGATAACCTATTTGACTTTAGAATTTATAATATGTACAACTATTCCTATATCAATTATTCTTGGGATATTTGGTACCAGCGGTTTCAAATCTCAAATACAAACTCTACCGAATTTTTTTACAACTATATATAATTGGTCTATTGGAAAGATGATTATTTATCATTGTATAATTGCCTTGATATCGGTATTATCTATAGCACTTATTGGTGCACTTATGAATTCTATTCTACAAAAAACATATGCGTCACTAATAGTATCATCATTATTAGTAATTCCTCCAATGTTTTTAAAAAACAATCCTTTACTATCGGCAAATCTTCACAGATATCTGCAGGTACAACCTATAAATGGGATTAGTCTATTTGCTTATATAGATAATTTATCGATATACAAGATAGGATCTTTTAAAGTACTTGCCTTATGTGTAATTATAGTTATTTCAATGATATGTTTACTTATAGGTGCAATATTTTCTCCTATTTTATTTGCAAAAAGAATAAATAAAAATGCTTAAGTAACTATATTATATATCCAAAGAAAAGTAATTATATAATGCTTTTGCAATCGGTGCCAGGCACTTGTCGAATTAAATCTATAAAATCAAGCAAAACACTAGTTTAAACTGGTGTTTTATTTGATTATAAAGGAAGTGTCAAAGAAATGTAGTATAAATATACATAAGATTAAAATTGACGAGGGAGGAGATTCAAATAAGTACAAATTTAAATAGTTTAAAAGAAAAACAAGTACAAGAATTAATAGATTAGATGCTAAGTACTTGTGGAATTGTGTTTTAGAGGAAAATACAATTGTGTGTGGAATACTACACTTTATGATGTATTAAATATACAAGGTGCGGTTATAGATTGCACTAGAAAGGATATTATTATGAAAAAAATTTATAAAGGAATACTTATAGGGTTAGTTTCTGGAAGCATAGGTATAAGTAGTTTTTGCTTTTATAGGTCTCATAAAAAATATAAAAACTACAATGAAGATGCTATCTATTTATTAAATTTTTTAGAGGATAATTATCCGTATTTTCAGGTAAAGAAGAAAGTTTTTAATTATGATTTTTTAAAGCATAAGGATGAATTTATAGAAAAAATATCAAAGTCAAAGGATGATAGTGAGTTTTTCAAAAATGTAGATGAAACTATGTTTTGTCTTCAAAATGGACATAGTTCCATTTCTAGAGAGGCTTACTTTGGAAATAACAAAAACGAGACTGAAAAAGAGTTAGAAAGGAAATATTATTATTGGAAGGATGTTGAAAATAAAAGCATGTATCTTCCAGATGTTAAATTAAAATATGTACAGGGAAAATATATAGTAATTAAATCTAAAAATAAGGACATACCAATTGGAAGTATTGTAACTAAAATAAATGGAAAAGAGATTAATGATTATATAGGATCTAATAGAGAAAAATTTATGTTATTTAGAGATACCAAAAGAAAGAGAGGTTATTCAATTTTTGGTGAGTACCGCAAATATGATGATTCTAAAGACACTGTAGAAGTATTCTGTAATGGTATAAAACAAGAAAAACAAATTAATTATAATAAAATCAATAATGAAATTAAAGCCTGGTATTACTCAAATCCACAGTATAGTGGAGAAAATATAATTACAGATAAGATTAATAATAAAGCAGCATATTTAAGAATTAAAAGTTTTTATTTTGAAAATCCTCAAAAGGATAAAAACAACATAAGTGATTTTTTCAATAATTTAAATAAAGATGACAATTTGATTATAGATATCCGTGGTAATCATGGAGGTATGGTGGAATATTCTAATTTTCTAAGTTCATTTTTAACTGATAAACTCCCTAAGTATTACCAATGCATTAAAAATACTAAGTTTATGAATGAGAGATGGTATTACTTAGAACAAAATATATCTGATGTTACTATACTTAATAAAGAAACTTTACCTAAAAATAATTATAACTTAGAGGGTTTTAATATACTTAATGTGGAATCTAAAAATCAGCCATTAAATTCTAGAAAGTTTAAAGGAGCTGTGTACGTTCTTGTAGATGGTGAAGTTTATTCATCTGCAGAAAAATTTTTAGATAGCATAAAAACTTTAAAAAATGTTACAATTGTAGGAACCACAACTGGTGGAGATGGTACAGGCTTTCCCGCTATAGATACACATCTTCCTAAAAGTAAATTAATAATCAAAATTCCACCAGCACTTACCATAAATGAAGATGGTACCGTAGATGAGGAAGTTTGCATAAATCCTGATGTGTATATAGAACAAAACATTAATGATTATAGTAGTTATCTAAAAACAGACTTAAAGGATATAGTACAAAGTAAGTATGATACGGTTTATAATAAGACACTGAATTTAATATCTAAAGAACAAAAATAAGAGAAAGGAAGAAAACAAATTGAGACTTATCTACTTTCAACTATAATA
Proteins encoded:
- a CDS encoding S41 family peptidase, with protein sequence MELCFRGKYNCVWNTTLYDVLNIQGAVIDCTRKDIIMKKIYKGILIGLVSGSIGISSFCFYRSHKKYKNYNEDAIYLLNFLEDNYPYFQVKKKVFNYDFLKHKDEFIEKISKSKDDSEFFKNVDETMFCLQNGHSSISREAYFGNNKNETEKELERKYYYWKDVENKSMYLPDVKLKYVQGKYIVIKSKNKDIPIGSIVTKINGKEINDYIGSNREKFMLFRDTKRKRGYSIFGEYRKYDDSKDTVEVFCNGIKQEKQINYNKINNEIKAWYYSNPQYSGENIITDKINNKAAYLRIKSFYFENPQKDKNNISDFFNNLNKDDNLIIDIRGNHGGMVEYSNFLSSFLTDKLPKYYQCIKNTKFMNERWYYLEQNISDVTILNKETLPKNNYNLEGFNILNVESKNQPLNSRKFKGAVYVLVDGEVYSSAEKFLDSIKTLKNVTIVGTTTGGDGTGFPAIDTHLPKSKLIIKIPPALTINEDGTVDEEVCINPDVYIEQNINDYSSYLKTDLKDIVQSKYDTVYNKTLNLISKEQK